Proteins from one Mesoplodon densirostris isolate mMesDen1 chromosome 1, mMesDen1 primary haplotype, whole genome shotgun sequence genomic window:
- the LOC132484603 gene encoding LOW QUALITY PROTEIN: 5'-AMP-activated protein kinase subunit beta-2-like (The sequence of the model RefSeq protein was modified relative to this genomic sequence to represent the inferred CDS: substituted 1 base at 1 genomic stop codon), whose product MGNTTSDRVARERHGTKAAHAEGSGGHAPGKEHKIMVGSTDDPSIFSLPDSKLPGDKEFVXWRQDLEDSVKPTQQAWPTVIRWSEGGKEVFISGSFNNWSTKIPLIKSHNDFVAILDLPEGEHQYKFFVDGQWVHDPSEPVVTSQLGTINNLIHVKKSDFEVFDALKLDSMESSETSCRDLSSSPPGPYGQEMYVFRSEERFKSPSILPPHLLQVILNKDTNISCDPALLPEPNHVMLNHLYALSIKDSVMVLSTTHRYKKKYVTTLLYKPI is encoded by the coding sequence ATGGGAAACACCACCAGCGACCGGGTGGCCAGGGAGCGCCACGGCACCAAGGCTGCACACGCCGAGGGCTCTGGCGGCCATGCCCCGGGCAAGGAACATAAGATCATGGTGGGGAGCACCGATGACCCCAGCATCTTCAGCCTGCCGGATTCCAAGCTCCCTGGGGACAAAGAGTTTGTATGATGGCGGCAGGATTTGGAGGACTCCGTAAAGCCCACACAGCAGGCCTGGCCCACTGTTATCCGCTGGTCTGAAGGAGGCAAGGAGGTCTTCATCTCTGGGTCCTTCAACAATTGGAGCACCAAGATTCCACTGATTAAGAGCCATAATGACTTTGTTGCCATCCTGGACCTCCCTGAGGGAGAGCACCAGTACAAGTTCTTTGTGGATGGACAATGGGTTCATGATCCATCAGAGCCTGTGGTTACCAGTCAGCTTGGCACAATTAACAATTTGATCCATGTCAAGAAATCTGATTTTGAGGTGTTTGATGCTTTAAAGCTAGATTCAATGGAAAGCTCAGAGACATCTTGTCGAGACCTTTCCAGCTCACCCCCAGGGCCTTATGGTCAAGAAATGTATGTGTTTCGATCAGAGGAGAGATTCAAATCCCCATCTATCCTGCCTCCTCACCTTCTCCAAGTTATTCTTAACAAGGACACTAACATATCTTGTGATCCAGCCTTGCTCCCTGAGCCCAATCATGTTATGCTGAACCATCTCTATGCATTGTCCATTAAGGACAGTGTGATGGTCCTTAGCACAACCCATCGCTACAAGAAGAAGTATGTCACTACTCTGCTGTACAAGCCCATCTGA